The nucleotide sequence TGACCTATAGTCATGCATAGGATTTCAAAAAGTCAAGTTAAGTCTCAACCTATTGTTGGGGTTTAGATGCACAAATATTAATTACTcactttacataaaataaataaattaaataatagtaatattaaataaattaaatgaatgacaATGTCACAATTTAGACAGCAATACATACCAGTTTTTGAATAAGCACagattgtcattttaaacatttttatgagTTAAAGATGTAAGTTGTACCTATAATTATCAGATGTGCTCCTTTTCCAAAAGTAACATAATGTGCCTTTGATCCACAGTGGTAGACTGCTGCATCCGATTGAATTATGTTTGAAATTGTCAGATTGAAGTGGCTCCTCTGGAAACGACCATCTTGAAATTCATTGTAAATATTGGTTTCACCCTTTTTTTGAAATACCGATATGATTCGTGGCTGGTGTCCAGCGATTTGCTTAAACCAAAGAATTGTGTCATGTTTTACAGAACACTGCAGTGAGACAGTGTCACCAAGTTCCACAGCTATGACTTTGTTTTCCTGATAACCACGAGGGTGTGCAGAATCTGAGAAAACTGATAAAGGTCCACAGGTTAAAGCATAAAATGCTGGTTATTCAATCTAAATAAATAactgataaataactgaaaaaaatcacttaaacTCAAAAaccattcaaaataaaactcatatgaaataaaacatgactTACTCACAATACTAGGAAGAATAATAAACACCAAAGTAATCATTGTAAAACAATATCACAACTTTCTGCCATCCGTGTACTCAGTCAAACTGCCAATGGTTTTATTACAAAGCAGGCGTTACTTATACTTCCTTGAACTTCTACTTTCCCTACCTCACTGTTAACTACCAAATGCCATTGGTTAAAACCATGATATAAAAACCTTGTGATTCTCACACTGtggttacatactgtacatctctGTTTAATTTTTGATAGATCAATTCATGACACATGCGCATTTTATCAGAAGATATCGTTAAATACAACATCACGTTCTATTACTTTGCCGATTGTATGGCAACAGACTAACACAACTGCAAgatgcaattacattttttttctttcagtggTGCAGTGACATAAATGTGACATATAAAGTAATATCACATGAGCAAGAGTGCATTTTATAAGCACACTGAATAGCCTGCCTAGCGTACATCAGTTTACACTAAAACATTTACACTAATGTTACAAGAGTATTGGTGTTGTATGAGGggaatgtgtgtatgtgcattgtACATTGTGTATGTGACATCAGCAGCCAGGTAAGCaaatcatgggtttgatcccaaagaacacaaatgtgaccctggacaacaaaaccagtcttatgggtcaatttttcgaaattgagattttttacacaatctgaaagctgaataaataaactttctatagatatatgagttgttagaataggacaatatctggctgagatacaaccgttaaaaactctggaatctgagagcgcaaaaaaatcaaaatattgagaaaattgcctttgaagttgttaatcaggggcactgtggcagaccatccactcacaaaaataaagtttttatatatttaatgtaggaaatttacaaaatatcttcatggaacatgatctttacttaatatcctaatgatttttggcaataaaagaaaaatcgataattttgacccacacaatgtatgtttgtcttttactaaaaatgttcccgtgctacttaagactggttttgtgatccagggtcacatactgtatgatgaTAAAATGCACACTGTGAATGCAATGTAGGTGCTTTTGATATAAGTGTATAAACTTAAAAGCCTAATTTCATGCAGAAATGAAATCGGGTGTTTTGGATTTGTGCAGTCTCAGAAGTATTGACAAAACCTCTAGTCTTTATAGTTTGTACTTTGTATTTGTAGtctttttattttgtactttgtATTTGTGAATATAAAAGCAAATAGCTAGCAATGTGTtcgtgcattaaagggatagctcatcCCAAAAATTGAATtcttccatcatttactcacccttatgtcattccaaacttgtatgatttccttctgcacaacacaaaagatattttgtcgAAAGTTGCTAACCAActaacacaaaaccactgagacatttttcaaaatatcttatgttccacagaaaaaaatttgtcatacaggttttgaacggcacgagggtaaataaataatgcaaaattccctttaaatgctaaatTACCTTTACACTTAAAGGAAAACTGTGTaatttttagcagcatctagcggtgaggttgtgaattgcaaccaacggctcactcctcccccctccctttagTAGCTCTACGGAGGCTGAGGGAGGACTAGTCATCATGTTTTTGCTTGTTTCCCGAATGAAATAACATATTTACTAAATGAAAACACATTCTGTAGtggtttgtccgtttagggctactgtagaaacaacatgccaAACTCCATGCacggggacccgcggtgtatgtagatagaaatagctcattctaagctaataaaaacataacgcttcattatgtaaggtctttatacacctctgaaaactagttatgtatattatattgcatttctgccaaaagattctccaaaatattacacactggacctttaagatacTGTGGCTTTTGTGCAGACTCTGTGTGTACACgcaaaagcatattttattgtgtgcTTTAGGTAATGTAGATCTTGTACCGGCAGgagttttcaaaaatgtttggaTACTGAGTTTGCGTGTGGATGAACGACCAAACCTTGTGTTGTGTTGGTGTACAGACAGAGTGTAGTGTTGTGGGGATCGTTTATTAATTACACAAAACCTAAAAGCGGTTATTTCACAATAAATAGGTTTTtggttaaatgtctgaaataagGACTGTGGTTAGTACAGGCAcaacatattttatgttttgttgtacAGCATAAAACACACTACTAACACTAATACCTCATCATTGCTTCGTTCTATAAACCCAGAGTTGTAAAACCTTTACCTTCTCAGGACATGAATGAAAGTGGAGTGGAGCTCAACAGTAAAGAGGATGTTTTTTGTAGGTCATCCTAATCTGTGTCAAGTGAAAGTgtagtttgattttttttagccTGGTCTGTCTGACTGTAGTGGGTGATGTGGGATCATTGCAAAGATTTTTTTCCATTCTTGTTGCAACCTATCTGAGTATGTTTAATACCAATCCAACTATATTTCCACCCACTTAAATCTAAAATTACAGTACAGTAAGTGACATTAACATTATTGTTATGTGCATGTTATCAATATGGTACTCAATATTAACTATAGCAACTATAAAACTGAATTAGTACTAGGTAAAGGCTTAATGGGTCAGTTGACATTTAAGAAGAAGACTTTGGGAACCTCTCTCGTATGTATGTTATTTATAGAGAGAGAGGTTCCTAAAGTGTTCCTCTTAAGCCTTTAATAACAAAGGAGAGCTTGAATcagtaaataaataagtcaTTTATTCGTTAATTGATAGTGTTAAAATGAAACCTGGTCCATTGTGATTTCATGGTTACTTGATGCATATTAAGAAAAAGATCACAAATAATGGCATCCTTTGCCTTGTAATGATCTTATAGACAACATTAGCTGTAATACCAAGCAGTCACTGActtaaaagtgcattttctgaATGACTTATGCATTAAAAATCACATCAAAGAATAATCACAGTATTTTCTTGTTCTTCATGTGGTTTATCAATACAACAGTGTTGCCAAATAACATCTAGTGTTCTAAAAACCTTTACAAGAAAAGCTAACAGGAAGCCTGTGATGTCAGGCTTTCTGTGACATCAGTGAGATGTACAATATAATGTTGCTGTAGTTTTTCAAGAGGACAAACAGCCAAAGACTATGAAGTGAAGATGTGGGTTTCTTTCATAATTTGTGtttctgtcatccttccagaTATATGTAAGTTTATATACATTACATTAATGATGAAGTTAGTGGTGTCACCTCAAcctatttttaaagcatttatttgattaatgatttatttttttcctgttGTATTGCTAATTTAATCGGATCACATCATATTATTTTGATACTTGTAAATGGGTAGAAGCTTTATGTAAAAATTGAACATGTTCAAGACATTTGACATTAAATGGTTTTCTAGATTTGATTAAGCCTTGTCATATAACCCAAGCATAGGTGAacagtatttttaattttactcaaatacatttttcaagtatctCTACTGTATAAGAGATATGTTTTACTTGGAACATAAATgaactacattataaagcaataaGTCATATTTTACTACACTACAtatcataaatacattttacaagttttttacctttaatttaagattttatattatatataaaaaaataaaaaatatataaaaaatctaGCAGGCCTACATTCccacttttaaaagtaaaaggtaAAGATACTTAACTAAAAGATCAGAAGTAGAAGTATTAGATTTGAGCTTGCGGTACTTGAgtattaaaagttaaaaaacaaaaaatattttttaaatgaagtggagtaaaaaaagaatgacGCTAATATTggagtaattaaaaaaaaacactatcataaagtacagatatttaaaaatgtacttgagggTAATGTCCACCTCTGAAGCCAAGTGAAGTTTTATTTCCTAaattctttcttccacagacaCAAGCGAGTCTGAGGTTGTCAGTCAATCAGATCCAGTGATGTCTGTCTCTGTTGGTGATAATGTCACTTTGCGTTGCTCAGTTTT is from Triplophysa rosa linkage group LG13, Trosa_1v2, whole genome shotgun sequence and encodes:
- the nitr14b gene encoding novel immune-type receptor 14b isoform X2, encoding MITLVFIILPSIVIFSDSAHPRGYQENKVIAVELGDTVSLQCSVKHDTILWFKQIAGHQPRIISVFQKKGETNIYNEFQDGRFQRSHFNLTISNIIQSDAAVYHCGSKAHYVTFGKGAHLIIIGQKDSSTTGSSISKSDYLNDSMECQQRCYENNTKHVKTEEHEDPVVLGLAVTLGLCGVLIFIILCLIFKGGMCQQCLVAGGAGQDSRLRGLSGTQCAFGM